Proteins from a single region of Tistrella mobilis:
- a CDS encoding oligopeptide/dipeptide ABC transporter ATP-binding protein, translating into MALLDIDGLTVTFGTGDRAFRAVDGVSLSVDAGEVLGIVGESGSGKSVSSLAVMGLLPPTARVEAQRLTFAGTDLLSLSGRARRRLTGKDVAMVFQDPLTSLNPCYTIGFQIIEALKVHEGGSRRQLRERAVDLLDQVGIPDPRARIDSYPHQLSGGMNQRVVIAMAIACNPRLLIADEPTTALDVTIQAQILDLLLGLQRDRGMALILITHDLAVVAETARRVAVMYAGQVVETGQVPGIFRHPRHPYTAALLEALPERAAGKRRLNAIPGVVPGQYDRPPGCLLEPRCPHAVPHCRAVQPSLRPWGPDAAVRCHTPLDDAGRPGPAEEMAHG; encoded by the coding sequence ATGGCCCTGCTCGATATCGACGGCCTGACCGTTACCTTCGGCACGGGCGACCGTGCCTTCCGGGCGGTGGACGGCGTCTCGCTCTCGGTGGATGCGGGCGAGGTGCTGGGCATCGTCGGCGAAAGCGGGTCGGGCAAGAGCGTCAGCTCGCTCGCCGTCATGGGGCTGCTGCCGCCGACCGCCCGGGTGGAGGCGCAGCGCCTGACCTTTGCCGGAACCGACCTCCTGTCGCTGTCGGGCCGCGCCCGTCGCAGGCTGACCGGCAAGGATGTGGCGATGGTCTTCCAGGACCCGCTGACCAGCCTCAACCCCTGCTACACGATCGGCTTCCAGATCATCGAGGCGCTGAAAGTGCACGAAGGCGGCAGCCGCCGGCAGCTGCGCGAACGCGCCGTCGACCTGCTGGACCAGGTGGGTATTCCCGACCCCAGGGCGCGGATCGATTCCTACCCCCACCAGCTTTCGGGCGGCATGAATCAGCGGGTGGTGATCGCCATGGCGATCGCCTGCAACCCAAGGCTGCTGATCGCCGACGAGCCGACCACGGCACTCGACGTCACCATTCAGGCGCAGATCCTGGATCTGCTGCTGGGGCTGCAGCGCGACCGGGGCATGGCCCTGATCCTGATCACCCACGACCTGGCCGTGGTCGCGGAAACCGCAAGGCGGGTGGCGGTGATGTATGCGGGCCAGGTGGTGGAAACCGGGCAGGTGCCCGGGATCTTCCGCCACCCCCGCCATCCCTATACCGCCGCCCTGCTGGAGGCCTTGCCGGAACGGGCGGCGGGCAAGCGCCGGCTGAATGCGATCCCGGGCGTCGTGCCCGGCCAGTATGACCGCCCGCCGGGCTGCCTGCTGGAGCCGCGCTGCCCCCATGCCGTGCCGCATTGCCGGGCGGTGCAGCCATCGCTCAGGCCCTGGGGGCCGGATGCGGCGGTGCGCTGCCACACGCCGCTCGACGATGCCGGCCGGCCAGGTCCGGCGGAGGAGATGGCCCATGGCTGA
- a CDS encoding dipeptide ABC transporter ATP-binding protein has product MAEPIAPILVSEDLTRHYEVPRGFLKGSAVLRALDGVSFEVAPGRTLAVVGESGCGKSTLARQLVMIEKPTAGRLVIDGADVAGADAATLRRLRRRVQMVFQNPYASLNPRKTVAQTLEEPLAINTDLDRAARRERVAAMMARVGLRPEQAGRYPHMFSGGQRQRVAIARALMLDPAVVVADEPVSALDVSIQAQVLNLLIDLQQEFGVAYVFISHDLSVVRHIADEVMVMYLGRAVEQADKAVLFDAPAHPYTRALLAATPRIDPDERAVRQPIGGELPSPLAPPPGCTFHRRCPFAIDRCKTERPELRPVGPRRVACHRAEEVLAQP; this is encoded by the coding sequence ATGGCTGAGCCGATCGCACCGATCCTGGTGTCGGAGGATCTGACCCGCCATTACGAGGTGCCGCGGGGCTTCCTCAAGGGCTCGGCCGTGCTCAGGGCGCTGGACGGGGTCAGCTTCGAGGTGGCGCCCGGCCGCACGCTGGCGGTGGTCGGCGAAAGCGGCTGCGGCAAGTCGACCCTTGCCCGTCAGCTGGTGATGATCGAAAAGCCGACAGCGGGCCGGCTGGTCATTGACGGTGCCGATGTGGCGGGTGCGGATGCCGCCACCCTGCGCCGGCTGCGCCGGCGGGTGCAGATGGTGTTCCAGAACCCCTATGCCTCGCTCAATCCGCGCAAGACCGTGGCCCAGACGCTGGAGGAACCGCTCGCCATCAACACCGATCTCGACCGCGCGGCGCGGCGGGAGAGGGTGGCGGCGATGATGGCCAGGGTCGGGCTCCGGCCGGAACAGGCGGGGCGCTACCCGCACATGTTCTCGGGCGGCCAGCGTCAGCGCGTCGCCATCGCCCGGGCGCTGATGCTCGACCCGGCGGTGGTGGTGGCGGACGAGCCGGTCTCGGCGCTCGACGTGTCGATCCAGGCCCAGGTGCTGAACCTGCTGATCGATCTGCAGCAGGAATTCGGCGTCGCCTATGTCTTCATCAGCCATGATCTGTCGGTGGTGCGCCACATCGCCGACGAGGTGATGGTGATGTATCTGGGCCGCGCCGTGGAGCAGGCCGACAAGGCGGTGCTGTTCGACGCGCCGGCGCACCCCTATACCCGCGCCCTGCTTGCCGCCACGCCGCGGATCGACCCGGATGAGCGGGCGGTGCGCCAGCCGATCGGTGGCGAGCTGCCGTCGCCCCTGGCGCCGCCGCCGGGCTGCACCTTCCATCGCCGCTGTCCGTTCGCCATCGACCGCTGCAAGACCGAGCGGCCGGAGCTTCGGCCTGTGGGGCCGCGACGGGTCGCCTGCCATCGTGCCGAGGAGGTGCTGGCTCAGCCCTGA
- a CDS encoding FMN-binding negative transcriptional regulator, with translation MHILRPPFRMEDDAALDFAARRGFGLAVAADGGDPLGSHIPFIIRRDPGQTVVQFHLTAGNPLVAQAAAGARFLIAVAGPDAYVSNDWYVSEDQVSTWLYEAVHLSGPARLQPVDGNRGHGDALLATAEARLPKPAWSLEAMEPQKRQAMLDGIRVIEVLVDRIEGQSKLNQHKTDADHVAVANRLARAGTTAAEDLARRMRALRPDLVYDFPDDNDMP, from the coding sequence ATGCACATCCTGCGTCCGCCCTTCCGCATGGAGGATGATGCCGCCCTGGACTTCGCCGCCAGGCGCGGCTTCGGTCTGGCGGTCGCGGCCGATGGTGGCGATCCGCTGGGGTCGCACATCCCCTTCATCATCCGGCGCGACCCCGGTCAGACCGTGGTGCAGTTCCACCTGACCGCCGGCAATCCACTGGTGGCGCAGGCGGCGGCCGGCGCCCGTTTCCTGATCGCGGTTGCCGGGCCGGACGCCTATGTCTCCAACGACTGGTATGTCTCGGAAGACCAGGTCTCGACCTGGCTTTACGAAGCGGTGCATCTGTCGGGCCCGGCACGGCTGCAGCCGGTGGACGGCAATCGCGGCCATGGCGATGCCCTCCTCGCCACGGCCGAGGCCCGGCTGCCCAAGCCCGCCTGGAGCCTGGAGGCGATGGAGCCGCAGAAGCGCCAGGCCATGCTCGACGGCATCCGGGTCATCGAAGTGCTCGTCGACCGGATCGAGGGCCAGTCCAAGCTCAACCAGCACAAGACGGATGCCGACCATGTCGCCGTCGCCAACCGGCTGGCCCGGGCCGGAACGACCGCGGCAGAGGATCTGGCCCGCCGCATGCGGGCACTCCGCCCGGATCTCGTCTATGATTTTCCAGACGACAACGACATGCCCTGA
- a CDS encoding aspartate-semialdehyde dehydrogenase gives MRIGIVGATGAVGQETIQVLKDRGFPVTELHLFASERSAGKTTETAFGTITIEPFSVEAARGMDIVFLAVSGDFAKEYAPQIAAEGGAVVIDNSSAFRYDDAVPLVVPEINGRRALGQKLIANPNCTTAILLMALAPLHEAFGVKRAIVSTYQAASGAGAEGMTELEQGARQYLAGEPVTASKFAHPLAFNLIPHIDSFQDNGYTREEMKVLWETRKIMEAPEVLLSCTAVRVPTMRAHAEAVTIETRHPVTPAAAREVLAKAQGVTLADDPANKLYPMPLTASSKYDVEVGRIRESLVFGDTGLDFFVCGDQLLKGAALNTVQIAELLV, from the coding sequence ATGCGGATCGGTATCGTCGGCGCCACCGGCGCGGTCGGTCAGGAGACGATCCAGGTCCTGAAGGACCGTGGTTTCCCCGTGACCGAGCTTCATCTCTTCGCCTCCGAGCGGAGCGCCGGCAAAACCACCGAAACCGCGTTCGGCACCATCACCATCGAGCCGTTCTCGGTGGAGGCGGCGCGGGGCATGGACATCGTGTTCCTGGCGGTTTCGGGTGATTTCGCCAAGGAATATGCGCCGCAGATCGCCGCCGAAGGCGGTGCGGTGGTGATCGACAACTCCTCGGCCTTCCGCTACGACGATGCGGTGCCGCTGGTGGTGCCCGAGATCAACGGCCGCCGCGCGCTGGGGCAGAAGCTGATCGCCAATCCGAACTGCACCACGGCGATCCTGCTGATGGCGCTCGCCCCCCTGCACGAGGCGTTCGGCGTGAAGCGCGCCATCGTCTCGACCTATCAGGCGGCGAGCGGCGCGGGCGCCGAGGGCATGACCGAGCTGGAACAGGGCGCGCGCCAGTATCTGGCGGGTGAGCCGGTGACGGCGTCGAAGTTCGCCCATCCGCTGGCCTTCAACCTGATCCCGCATATCGACAGCTTCCAGGACAATGGCTACACCCGCGAGGAGATGAAGGTCCTCTGGGAGACGCGGAAGATCATGGAAGCGCCCGAGGTGCTGCTGAGCTGCACGGCCGTGCGCGTGCCGACCATGCGCGCCCATGCCGAAGCGGTGACCATCGAGACGCGGCACCCGGTCACCCCGGCGGCCGCGCGCGAGGTTCTGGCCAAGGCCCAGGGCGTCACGCTGGCCGATGATCCGGCAAACAAGCTCTACCCGATGCCGCTGACCGCCTCGTCGAAGTATGACGTGGAAGTCGGCCGGATCCGCGAGAGCCTGGTCTTCGGCGACACCGGTCTCGACTTCTTCGTCTGCGGCGACCAGCTGCTGAAGGGTGCCGCCCTCAACACGGTGCAGATCGCCGAACTGCTGGTCTGA
- a CDS encoding gamma-glutamyltransferase family protein: MRDFQRPGRSAVYANEAMAATSHPLATLTAIETLRAGGNAVDAAIAAVAVLGLLEPHMTGIGGDCWMLIQRAGDAAPLCYNGTGRAARGAEPAVLRLLDEGAVAVPQSHPLAVTIPGAVEAWDRLSIDHGRLGLDRILAPAIDLARAGAPVAPRVAADWTRHLPLLQSNEITAQSFLAGTRAPAAGTRMPQTQMCRTLSAIAKDGARGFYDGWVADDMLATLKALGGPHEAEDFTGHTGNYVAPAAGSYRGTRVFETPPNSQGAIVLALLAMMEPADIAALDPDGAAFHDLIARASEAGIALRDRFLADPADDHGADDGGLAQIMEGARAAAARIAAGGRADPAPERPGGSGDTVYVSVVDRDQTAVSMVNSIFHAFGSGITCPRSGVLFNSRGTGFRLAPGMAGHYRPGLRPPHTLVAGMTGDGRRPVMSFGVMGGHYQAIGHAALLSRILDHGLDPQAAIDLPRSMAMGGVLEVETGADPALMPRLIGLGHRVRAAAQPLGGAQAILIDWDRGVLIGGSDPRKDGCALGY; the protein is encoded by the coding sequence ATGCGTGACTTCCAGCGCCCCGGCCGCTCCGCCGTCTATGCCAACGAGGCGATGGCCGCGACCTCGCACCCGCTCGCGACCCTGACCGCGATCGAGACGCTGCGCGCGGGCGGCAATGCCGTCGATGCCGCGATCGCCGCCGTGGCGGTGCTGGGGCTTCTGGAGCCGCATATGACCGGCATCGGCGGGGATTGCTGGATGCTGATCCAGCGCGCCGGCGATGCGGCCCCGCTCTGCTATAACGGCACCGGGCGTGCCGCCCGCGGCGCGGAGCCTGCGGTCCTGCGGCTGCTGGACGAGGGCGCCGTCGCCGTGCCGCAATCCCATCCGCTGGCCGTCACCATCCCGGGCGCGGTGGAGGCCTGGGACCGGCTGTCCATCGATCATGGCCGACTGGGCCTGGACCGGATCCTGGCGCCGGCAATCGATCTGGCGCGCGCCGGCGCCCCGGTCGCCCCCCGGGTCGCCGCCGACTGGACCCGCCATCTGCCGCTGCTGCAGTCCAACGAGATCACCGCCCAGAGTTTCCTGGCCGGAACCCGTGCCCCGGCGGCCGGCACCCGCATGCCGCAGACCCAGATGTGCCGCACGCTGTCGGCGATTGCGAAGGACGGCGCCCGGGGCTTCTATGACGGCTGGGTGGCGGACGACATGCTCGCCACCCTGAAGGCGCTGGGCGGCCCGCACGAGGCGGAGGATTTCACCGGCCATACCGGCAACTATGTCGCCCCGGCAGCGGGCAGCTATCGCGGCACCCGGGTGTTCGAAACCCCGCCCAACAGCCAGGGGGCCATCGTGCTTGCCCTGCTGGCGATGATGGAACCGGCCGACATCGCCGCCCTCGACCCCGACGGCGCCGCCTTCCACGACCTGATCGCCCGGGCCTCCGAGGCCGGTATCGCCCTGCGCGACCGGTTCCTGGCCGATCCTGCAGACGACCATGGCGCCGATGATGGCGGGCTGGCGCAGATCATGGAGGGGGCCCGCGCCGCAGCTGCCCGCATTGCGGCAGGCGGTCGGGCAGACCCCGCCCCGGAGCGCCCCGGCGGCAGCGGCGATACGGTGTATGTCAGCGTCGTCGATCGCGACCAGACGGCGGTGTCGATGGTCAATTCGATCTTCCATGCCTTCGGCAGCGGCATCACCTGCCCCCGATCGGGCGTGCTGTTCAACAGCCGCGGCACCGGCTTCCGCCTGGCACCGGGGATGGCCGGGCACTACCGGCCCGGTCTGCGGCCGCCCCACACCCTGGTCGCCGGGATGACCGGCGATGGCCGCCGGCCGGTGATGAGTTTCGGGGTGATGGGCGGGCACTACCAGGCCATCGGCCATGCGGCACTGCTGTCGCGGATCCTCGATCACGGACTTGACCCGCAGGCCGCCATCGATCTGCCGCGCTCCATGGCGATGGGCGGGGTGCTGGAGGTGGAGACCGGGGCCGACCCCGCCCTCATGCCCCGGCTGATCGGCCTCGGCCACCGCGTGCGGGCCGCGGCCCAGCCCCTGGGCGGGGCCCAGGCCATCCTGATCGACTGGGACCGCGGCGTACTGATCGGCGGGTCCGATCCGCGCAAGGACGGTTGCGCGCTGGGCTACTGA
- the zapE gene encoding cell division protein ZapE has protein sequence MSAPVPDAAQDPARAYAALVAAGRIAADPAQAAAADRLSALIRRMREDRGTPPPAPAPKRGLLGRLFGGGAPEEGPPPMPPGPRGLYLWGGVGRGKSMLMDMAFRAAPVAPKRRVHFHAFMLDIHARLHAWRTTGDQNREPDPLPRIADAVAAEAKLLCFDEFQVRDVADAMILGRLFTHVLARGVYVIATSNRPPEDLYLDGLQRDRFIPFIRLVRDTLEVMELDSARDYRLDRLTLMPVYHVPADAAARAALDAAFRDLSGGAPASAEVLDVSGRRIEVPKAAGGVARFGFDDLCSRPLGAADYIEIARHHHTVIIDGIPAMGPDSRDRAARFVTLIDELYEHRVKLVCSAAALPDDLYPAGDGSFEFARTASRLAEMQSKEYLALPHLV, from the coding sequence ATGTCCGCACCCGTGCCCGACGCCGCCCAAGATCCTGCACGCGCCTATGCCGCCCTGGTGGCTGCGGGGCGCATTGCCGCCGATCCCGCCCAGGCCGCGGCGGCCGACCGGTTGAGCGCATTGATCCGGCGCATGCGCGAGGACAGGGGGACGCCACCCCCGGCACCGGCCCCGAAACGCGGCCTGCTGGGCCGGCTGTTCGGTGGCGGCGCGCCCGAAGAGGGCCCGCCGCCGATGCCGCCCGGGCCGCGCGGGCTCTATCTCTGGGGCGGGGTCGGTCGCGGCAAGTCGATGCTGATGGACATGGCCTTCAGGGCGGCCCCGGTGGCCCCGAAGCGCCGGGTCCACTTCCACGCCTTCATGCTCGACATCCATGCCCGTCTGCACGCCTGGCGGACCACGGGCGACCAGAACCGCGAGCCCGACCCCCTGCCGCGCATTGCCGACGCGGTGGCGGCCGAGGCGAAGCTGCTCTGCTTCGACGAGTTCCAGGTCCGCGACGTCGCCGATGCGATGATCCTGGGCCGGCTGTTCACCCATGTGCTGGCCCGCGGCGTCTATGTGATCGCGACCTCCAACCGCCCGCCCGAGGATCTCTACCTCGACGGGCTGCAGCGCGACCGCTTCATCCCCTTCATCCGTCTGGTCCGTGACACGCTCGAGGTGATGGAGCTCGACTCCGCCCGCGACTATCGTCTGGATCGACTGACGCTGATGCCGGTCTATCATGTGCCGGCCGATGCCGCGGCGCGCGCGGCGCTCGATGCAGCCTTCCGGGATCTGTCGGGCGGCGCGCCGGCCTCGGCCGAGGTGCTGGACGTGTCGGGGCGGCGGATCGAGGTGCCGAAGGCGGCCGGGGGCGTTGCGCGTTTCGGCTTCGACGACCTGTGCAGCCGGCCGCTCGGGGCCGCGGACTATATCGAGATCGCCCGTCACCATCACACGGTCATCATCGACGGCATTCCGGCGATGGGGCCGGACAGCCGGGATCGTGCCGCGCGGTTCGTGACCCTGATCGACGAGCTGTACGAACACCGGGTGAAGCTGGTCTGTTCGGCGGCGGCCCTGCCCGATGATCTGTACCCGGCCGGTGACGGATCCTTCGAATTCGCCCGGACCGCATCGCGGCTCGCCGAGATGCAGAGCAAAGAGTATCTGGCCCTGCCGCATCTGGTCTGA
- the mdh gene encoding malate dehydrogenase: MARNKIALVGAGNIGGTLAHLAGLKELGDVVLFDVVEGMPQGKALDIAESSPVDSFDSRLTGANDYSALAGADVVIVTAGIARKPGMSRDDLLAINAKIVGQVADGIKTHCPDAFVIVITNPLDVMVGLMQKFSGLKPEKVVGMAGVLDSARFRYFIAEALNVSVEDVTAFVLGGHGDTMVPLARYSTVAGIPLTDLVKMGWLTQEKLDQIIQRTRDGGAEIVSLLKTGSAFYAPAASAIQMAEAYLKDKKRVLPCAAKLSGQYGVDGLYVGVPVVIGEGGVERIVEIELNEEEKAAFLHSVDAVKKLNEALSV; this comes from the coding sequence ATGGCACGCAACAAGATCGCACTGGTGGGCGCCGGCAATATCGGCGGCACCCTGGCCCATCTGGCCGGGCTCAAGGAGCTCGGCGACGTCGTTCTCTTCGACGTCGTCGAGGGCATGCCGCAGGGCAAGGCGCTGGACATCGCCGAGTCGTCCCCCGTCGACAGCTTCGACAGCCGTCTGACCGGTGCGAACGACTATTCGGCCCTGGCCGGTGCCGACGTCGTCATCGTCACCGCCGGCATCGCCCGCAAGCCGGGCATGAGCCGCGACGACCTGCTGGCGATCAACGCCAAGATCGTCGGCCAGGTGGCCGACGGCATCAAGACCCATTGCCCCGATGCCTTCGTGATCGTGATCACGAACCCGCTCGACGTGATGGTCGGCCTGATGCAGAAGTTCTCCGGCCTGAAGCCCGAGAAGGTCGTCGGCATGGCCGGCGTGCTCGACAGCGCCCGCTTCCGCTACTTCATCGCCGAGGCGCTGAACGTGTCGGTCGAGGATGTGACCGCCTTCGTGCTGGGCGGCCATGGCGACACCATGGTGCCGCTGGCCCGCTACTCCACCGTTGCCGGCATCCCGCTGACCGACCTGGTCAAGATGGGCTGGCTGACCCAGGAGAAGCTCGACCAGATCATCCAGCGCACCCGTGACGGCGGCGCCGAGATCGTCTCGCTGCTCAAGACCGGCTCGGCCTTCTATGCGCCGGCCGCCTCGGCCATCCAGATGGCCGAAGCCTATCTCAAGGACAAGAAGCGGGTTCTGCCCTGCGCCGCGAAGCTGTCGGGCCAGTATGGCGTGGACGGCCTCTATGTCGGCGTGCCGGTCGTGATCGGCGAGGGCGGTGTCGAGCGGATCGTCGAGATCGAGCTGAACGAGGAAGAGAAGGCTGCCTTCCTGCACTCGGTCGATGCGGTGAAGAAGCTGAACGAGGCGCTGTCGGTCTGA